From Nymphaea colorata isolate Beijing-Zhang1983 chromosome 6, ASM883128v2, whole genome shotgun sequence, a single genomic window includes:
- the LOC116256111 gene encoding probable 1-deoxy-D-xylulose-5-phosphate synthase, chloroplastic isoform X1 codes for MGSALFDCPTLNRVLGQARLESSASRTSSFPVHHYSRKRPSFLPKLLSDTVLISPSKVHASALPEFDDFFWEKAPTPLLDLIETPIQLKNLSLKDLKQLADEIRSEMSFVLSKTQKTLNCSLAAVELTVAIHYVFHAPMDKILWDVGEEAYAHKILTGRRSRLHTLKQRDGLSGYTSRFESEYDAFGAGHGCNSISAGLGMAAARDLKGKKDCIVTVISNGTTMAGQVYEAMNNAGYLDSNMVVILNDTRHSLQQIRPENAPKMSVNILSSTLSKIQSSKSFRRFREALKGITKRFGQGMHQWAAKVDEYARGMIGPPGSTLFEELGLYYIGPVDGHNIKDLVCVLQEVASLESTGPVLVHVITDEGRGADMPRYADGLTSNTSTSYPKFNVGSATKTYTECFVDALIEQAEIDNDIVAVHSGIGLERSFHAFQKRFPDRYFDVGMAEQHAVTFAAGLSCGGLKPFCIISSSSLQRGFDQVVQDVDLQRLPVRFAITSAGLVGSDGPALGGAFDITYMACLPNMIVMAPSDEIELIRMVATAARIDDRPVCFRYPRGAIVELRKPLFCSVEPLEIGKGKVVAEGKDVALLGYGVMVHNCLQAKSLLANLGVQITVADARFCKPLDIELLRQLCRNHEFLITVEEGTVGGFGSHVAQFLALDGQLDGRVKWRPIVLPDKYIGQASPREQLSMAGLTGHHIAATVLSLLGRPRDALHLMP; via the exons ATGGGGAGTGCTCTTTTCGATTGCCCAACTCTAAACAGGGTTCTGGGGCAAGCCAGGCTCGAGAGTTCGGCTTCTAGGACTTCATCCTTCCCTGTTCATCACTATTCTAGGAAGAGGCCTTCCTTCCTACCCAAACTATTGTCTGATACCGTTCTCATTTCTCCTTCAAAG GTGCATGCGAGTGCATTGCCAGAATTTGATGATTTCTTCTGGGAGAAGGCACCCACTCCATTACTGGATCTGATTGAGACCCCAATTCAGTTGAAGAACTTGTCCCTCAAG GATCTGAAGCAGTTAGCTGATGAAATTCGTTCTGAGATGTCATTCGTTTTGTCAAAGACACAAAAGACTCTTAACTGCAGCCTTGCTGCTGTCGAATTAACTGTTGCAATTCATTATGTTTTCCATGCCCCAATGGACAAGATACTTTGGGATGTTGGTGAAGAG GCGTATGCACATAAAATCCTGACTGGAAGAAGATCACGGTTGCACACTTTGAAGCAGAGAGATGGACTTTCAGGTTATACATCTCGCTTTGAAAGTGAGTATGATGCATTTGGTGCTGGCCATGGATGTAACAGCATTTCTGCTGGGCTAG GAATGGCTGCTGCTCGGGAtcttaaaggaaaaaaggatTGCATTGTCACTGTAATAAGTAATGGAACAACCATGGCGGGCCAGGTTTATGAGGCAATGAACAATGCTGGATATCTCGACTCAAATATGGTAGTTATACTAAATGATACCAGGCATTCATTACAGCAGATTAGGCCAGAAAATGCTCCAAAGATGTCTGTAAACATACTCTCCAGTACGTTAAGTAAGATCCAGTCTAGCAAATCCTTCAGAAGATTTAGAGAAGCTTTAAAG GGCATAACCAAAAGGTTTGGTCAAGGGATGCATCAATGGGCGGCAAAAGTTGATGAGTATGCTCGAGGCATGATTGGTCCACCTGGTTCTACACTATTTGAGGAGCTTGGCTTGTACTACATAGGCCCTGTTGATGGTCACAATATTAAAGATCTTGTCTGTGTTCTTCAAGAGGTAGCTTCATTGGAGTCAACTGGACCTGTCCTAGTTCACGTCATCACTGATGAAGGACGAGGCGCCGATATGCCAAGATATG CAGATGGATTAACTTCCAACACTTCAACCTCATACCCAAAGTTCAACGTCGGGAGTGCGACTAAGACATATACAGAATGTTTTGTTGACGCCTTAATTGAACAAGCAGAGATAGACAATGATATTGTAGCAGTTCACTCTGGTATTGGCCTGGAGCGATCTTTTCATGCCTTTCAAAAAAGATTTCCTGACAGATATTTTGATGTGGGGATGGCTGAGCAACATGCAGTCACATTCGCTGCTGGATTGTCATGCGGTGGATTGAAGCCCTTTTGCATCATAAGTTCTTCATCTCTGCAGAGAGGATTTGACCAA GTAGTGCAAGATGTTGACCTTCAGCGTTTACCTGTTCGATTTGCTATCACAAGTGCAGGATTGGTTGGATCAGATGGACCAGCATTAGGTGGTGCATTTGACATTACATACATGGCATGCTTGCCTAATATGATTGTTATGGCACCATCAGATGAAATAGAGTTGATTCGCATGGTTGCTACGGCTGCACGTATTGATGACCGGCCAGTTTGTTTTCGTTATCCCAGAGGAGCCATTGTGGAACTGAGAAAACCACTATTTTGCAGTGTAGAACCACTTGAa ATTGGCAAGGGTAAAGTCGTTGCAGAGGGAAAAGATGTTGCATTGTTAGGATATGGAGTAATGGTGCATAACTGCCTTCAAGCCAAATCCTTGCTTGCTAACTTGGGGGTCCAAATAACAGTTGCAGACGCAAGATTTTGCAAGCCACTTGACATTGAGCTTCTTCGGCAGCTCTGTAGGAATCATGAGTTCCTCATTACTGTAGAGGAAGGAACAGTTGGGGGCTTTGGATCACATGTTGCTCAATTTCTTGCACTTGATGGCCAGCTTGACGGAAGGGTTAAG TGGCGGCCAATTGTTTTACCAGACAAATACATAGGGCAGGCTTCTCCCAGGGAGCAGCTTTCTATGGCAGGATTGACAGGCCACCATATAGCAGCTACTGTTTTAAGTCTCTTAGGCCGTCCAAGAGATGCTCTTCACTTGATGCCTTGA
- the LOC116256111 gene encoding probable 1-deoxy-D-xylulose-5-phosphate synthase, chloroplastic isoform X2, protein MGSALFDCPTLNRVLGQARLESSASRTSSFPVHHYSRKRPSFLPKLLSDTVLISPSKVHASALPEFDDFFWEKAPTPLLDLIETPIQLKNLSLKDLKQLADEIRSEMSFVLSKTQKTLNCSLAAVELTVAIHYVFHAPMDKILWDVGEEAYAHKILTGRRSRLHTLKQRDGLSGYTSRFESEYDAFGAGHGCNSISAGLGMAAARDLKGKKDCIVTVISNGTTMAGQVYEAMNNAGYLDSNMVVILNDTRHSLQQIRPENAPKMSVNILSSTLSKIQSSKSFRRFREALKGITKRFGQGMHQWAAKVDEYARGMIGPPGSTLFEELGLYYIGPVDGHNIKDLVCVLQEVASLESTGPVLVHVITDEGRGADMPRYDGLTSNTSTSYPKFNVGSATKTYTECFVDALIEQAEIDNDIVAVHSGIGLERSFHAFQKRFPDRYFDVGMAEQHAVTFAAGLSCGGLKPFCIISSSSLQRGFDQVVQDVDLQRLPVRFAITSAGLVGSDGPALGGAFDITYMACLPNMIVMAPSDEIELIRMVATAARIDDRPVCFRYPRGAIVELRKPLFCSVEPLEIGKGKVVAEGKDVALLGYGVMVHNCLQAKSLLANLGVQITVADARFCKPLDIELLRQLCRNHEFLITVEEGTVGGFGSHVAQFLALDGQLDGRVKWRPIVLPDKYIGQASPREQLSMAGLTGHHIAATVLSLLGRPRDALHLMP, encoded by the exons ATGGGGAGTGCTCTTTTCGATTGCCCAACTCTAAACAGGGTTCTGGGGCAAGCCAGGCTCGAGAGTTCGGCTTCTAGGACTTCATCCTTCCCTGTTCATCACTATTCTAGGAAGAGGCCTTCCTTCCTACCCAAACTATTGTCTGATACCGTTCTCATTTCTCCTTCAAAG GTGCATGCGAGTGCATTGCCAGAATTTGATGATTTCTTCTGGGAGAAGGCACCCACTCCATTACTGGATCTGATTGAGACCCCAATTCAGTTGAAGAACTTGTCCCTCAAG GATCTGAAGCAGTTAGCTGATGAAATTCGTTCTGAGATGTCATTCGTTTTGTCAAAGACACAAAAGACTCTTAACTGCAGCCTTGCTGCTGTCGAATTAACTGTTGCAATTCATTATGTTTTCCATGCCCCAATGGACAAGATACTTTGGGATGTTGGTGAAGAG GCGTATGCACATAAAATCCTGACTGGAAGAAGATCACGGTTGCACACTTTGAAGCAGAGAGATGGACTTTCAGGTTATACATCTCGCTTTGAAAGTGAGTATGATGCATTTGGTGCTGGCCATGGATGTAACAGCATTTCTGCTGGGCTAG GAATGGCTGCTGCTCGGGAtcttaaaggaaaaaaggatTGCATTGTCACTGTAATAAGTAATGGAACAACCATGGCGGGCCAGGTTTATGAGGCAATGAACAATGCTGGATATCTCGACTCAAATATGGTAGTTATACTAAATGATACCAGGCATTCATTACAGCAGATTAGGCCAGAAAATGCTCCAAAGATGTCTGTAAACATACTCTCCAGTACGTTAAGTAAGATCCAGTCTAGCAAATCCTTCAGAAGATTTAGAGAAGCTTTAAAG GGCATAACCAAAAGGTTTGGTCAAGGGATGCATCAATGGGCGGCAAAAGTTGATGAGTATGCTCGAGGCATGATTGGTCCACCTGGTTCTACACTATTTGAGGAGCTTGGCTTGTACTACATAGGCCCTGTTGATGGTCACAATATTAAAGATCTTGTCTGTGTTCTTCAAGAGGTAGCTTCATTGGAGTCAACTGGACCTGTCCTAGTTCACGTCATCACTGATGAAGGACGAGGCGCCGATATGCCAAGATATG ATGGATTAACTTCCAACACTTCAACCTCATACCCAAAGTTCAACGTCGGGAGTGCGACTAAGACATATACAGAATGTTTTGTTGACGCCTTAATTGAACAAGCAGAGATAGACAATGATATTGTAGCAGTTCACTCTGGTATTGGCCTGGAGCGATCTTTTCATGCCTTTCAAAAAAGATTTCCTGACAGATATTTTGATGTGGGGATGGCTGAGCAACATGCAGTCACATTCGCTGCTGGATTGTCATGCGGTGGATTGAAGCCCTTTTGCATCATAAGTTCTTCATCTCTGCAGAGAGGATTTGACCAA GTAGTGCAAGATGTTGACCTTCAGCGTTTACCTGTTCGATTTGCTATCACAAGTGCAGGATTGGTTGGATCAGATGGACCAGCATTAGGTGGTGCATTTGACATTACATACATGGCATGCTTGCCTAATATGATTGTTATGGCACCATCAGATGAAATAGAGTTGATTCGCATGGTTGCTACGGCTGCACGTATTGATGACCGGCCAGTTTGTTTTCGTTATCCCAGAGGAGCCATTGTGGAACTGAGAAAACCACTATTTTGCAGTGTAGAACCACTTGAa ATTGGCAAGGGTAAAGTCGTTGCAGAGGGAAAAGATGTTGCATTGTTAGGATATGGAGTAATGGTGCATAACTGCCTTCAAGCCAAATCCTTGCTTGCTAACTTGGGGGTCCAAATAACAGTTGCAGACGCAAGATTTTGCAAGCCACTTGACATTGAGCTTCTTCGGCAGCTCTGTAGGAATCATGAGTTCCTCATTACTGTAGAGGAAGGAACAGTTGGGGGCTTTGGATCACATGTTGCTCAATTTCTTGCACTTGATGGCCAGCTTGACGGAAGGGTTAAG TGGCGGCCAATTGTTTTACCAGACAAATACATAGGGCAGGCTTCTCCCAGGGAGCAGCTTTCTATGGCAGGATTGACAGGCCACCATATAGCAGCTACTGTTTTAAGTCTCTTAGGCCGTCCAAGAGATGCTCTTCACTTGATGCCTTGA